The following is a genomic window from Merismopedia glauca CCAP 1448/3.
TATGTAGGGAGTAAAGGAAATTTGAGCAAAAATTTCTTGAACTCGACTTTCTAATTGAAGACGGAAATTTTGTTCTTGGCGGTGTTTAACTTCGGTTAATCTTTCAATAGCGTCTTGAGTAGCGATGATTCGGCGCTGTGCTAGTTTTTGTTTGGTTTCATTCAGTTCTTGTCTAGCAATTTGTTTGATTAAATTGGCTAATTCGGTATTAGTATCTGCTATCTTCTGTTGATTTGCACCTTGTTCTAAGGTTAAATCTTTGATTTTTAATTCTATATCATCTAATCGCTTTTGCAAATTCCGAATTTCTTCACTGGGATCTTTCCGCAACTTTTCATGAATCAGATCTAGCTGGTTTTCAATGTCGCTAATAACTTGTCTGAGTTGACTAATATTTGCTTGTTCTCGATCTGCTTCTTCCCAAAAACTAATAGCTTGTTTATCAATTTCATCTACTTGAGATAGCATCCGAATCGCAGTTTCTTCAACACCCGCAATTCCAGCCTTATCTATCCATGCTTCTACTTGTTGATAAGTATAACTCCCTGGTTCTAATTCCGTACCACAAAAACACCTTTGCCGTTCCAATATTTCTTTGACAAATTCTTGAGAAATACCAGCTTTGAGTTCTCCTTTTTGACGCAAATCGGCAATTAAGTTTCTAAAACTGCTAGTAATTTCTGGGAGTAATACTGTATAAGCTTTACTAGAGATTAATCTTTTTAAAGCCTGTTGACTCTTTTTCAGTTGTTCCAAGTTTAGCGCTTTTTGTGACTCTAATTGCTCTCTTCTATTTTGAATTTCTTGAGCCGCACTTAAATCTAATAAGGTTTTACTAACTTCATGCTTGATAAGCTGTTGATGTTCGATCTCTTGGATAATTTCTTGTTGACGAGTTTGTTTTTTATCTAATTCTATCTGGCTTTGGTTTTGCGATCGCATCAATCCTTTAATCTGGGAATCCCCAATCTGTTTCAACTCTAAATCTAAACTTTTCTTGGCTTCTCCTAAATGCCTAATTGAGCGATTTAAGATCTCAATTCCTAATAACATTTTCATCGCTTCGGCAATTTCGGCCTTTTTATCAGAACGAACTATTTGTTCGATCCTTTCTCCATCAAAAAAGAAGTATTGATGCAAACTATTAGGTAAAATCTCTCCAATAATTTCATCTTGATGTTTATCGGTAATAATCCATTTTCCGTCATCTGCGGCGAAGTAGAGACTCAATTGTGTCTTTCCGACTTCATAGTCAGTTTCGGTTTTATACGCGCGACAAAATCGTCTGGCTAAATACCGTTTATTGTCGTGTTCCCAAGTAACTTCTACCCAACATTCTATACTAGAATTAAGATTTGCTTCGGCGATCGCTCTTTTATTTACTAGTTGCTCTACTGAAGCAAAAGCGGCGGTAAACTTCTCGTATAATACCCAGGTAAATGCATTTAATAAACTAGTTTTTCCAGATCCATTGTTACCATGAATTACCGTAATGTTACGCTCTATATCGCCAGCTATTTTTATTTCTGGAGTTGCACCGTAAAACTGACGAAAGTTACATAGCCTAATTCCTATTAGTTTCATTGAATGACTTCCTTGATGACTTTTAATATGTCTTCGTTGATATGAGATAATATCTTTCTATCTAACCTGGATTTTTCAATTTGCCATACCCGCTCGATAATTTGTCTGACTTCAGGTGTGGCGCTAATTATGGGTTCTTGAACGTTATCTATCTCGGCTTTACGATCCATGTTAAAAGTGAAAATATACAGTTATTTATTTTGTCTCGCACATAGAGGCGCAAAGGAATATTATAAGATATCTGTTTTAACTGGAGGTATAATATAGGAGTTCGATTTGAGGTTCTGGAGAATATTATATGAACCACAAAGACACAGAGAACACAAAGGTAGAGACGGCACAGAGTTTTAGTATATCTGGCAAGTAGTTTTTGATATTCAATAATTCTGTACTTGGCGATCGCACTTCAGAAAAATAATTATACAGAAATCTTTTTATGAATCAATGGACAGAAATTGCTGATTGTATTTCGGCAGCTACAGGCAACAAATTTACGGTGGAGAATAGTCGTAGTGTTGGTGGTGGCTGCATTAATCAAGGATACGTTATTTCTAATGGTGAAGCTAACTACTTTGTGAAGTTAAATAGTGCCAGTTTGAGCGAAATGTTTGTCGCAGAAGCGAAAGGATTGCAACAAATTGCGAGTACTAAGACTATTAAAGTTCCTCAGCCTATTGTTTGGGGAACAGTTGAAAATAGTGCTTATTTAGTGATGGAATATTTGGATTTAGGGAAGGGAAAAAGTAACTGGAAAGAGATGGGAAAACAGTTAGCAAAAATGCACCGCTATCCTATTACTAATGGGGAAGTTAAGTTTGGTTGGGATTTAAATAATACGATTGGTTCTACACCTCAAATTAATGATTGGATGAAT
Proteins encoded in this region:
- a CDS encoding AAA family ATPase, giving the protein MKLIGIRLCNFRQFYGATPEIKIAGDIERNITVIHGNNGSGKTSLLNAFTWVLYEKFTAAFASVEQLVNKRAIAEANLNSSIECWVEVTWEHDNKRYLARRFCRAYKTETDYEVGKTQLSLYFAADDGKWIITDKHQDEIIGEILPNSLHQYFFFDGERIEQIVRSDKKAEIAEAMKMLLGIEILNRSIRHLGEAKKSLDLELKQIGDSQIKGLMRSQNQSQIELDKKQTRQQEIIQEIEHQQLIKHEVSKTLLDLSAAQEIQNRREQLESQKALNLEQLKKSQQALKRLISSKAYTVLLPEITSSFRNLIADLRQKGELKAGISQEFVKEILERQRCFCGTELEPGSYTYQQVEAWIDKAGIAGVEETAIRMLSQVDEIDKQAISFWEEADREQANISQLRQVISDIENQLDLIHEKLRKDPSEEIRNLQKRLDDIELKIKDLTLEQGANQQKIADTNTELANLIKQIARQELNETKQKLAQRRIIATQDAIERLTEVKHRQEQNFRLQLESRVQEIFAQISFTPYIPKITEKYELILVENTSGVESIVAASTGENQILSLSFISSIIDKVREWSESKTLMMPDSSTFPIVMDSPFGSLDEIYRRQVAKIVPRLANQLVVLVSKTQWRGEVQAEISHKTGKQYVLVYYSPKPDCEADSIELDGIDYPLVKQSPNDFEYTEILEVD